A window from Triticum aestivum cultivar Chinese Spring chromosome 6D, IWGSC CS RefSeq v2.1, whole genome shotgun sequence encodes these proteins:
- the LOC123146391 gene encoding uncharacterized protein, whose amino-acid sequence MPPSLLLPASASASASASSSSGISMGRLSPRQPPTPLLVCFPARRSRNRLHADVGLRLAAAGPNGVNGAASPGPGDGGANNLPKNRRDILLEYVKGVQPEFMELFVKRAPTQVVDAMRHTVTNMIGTLPPQFFAVTVTTVAENLAQLMYSVLMTGYMFRNAQYRLELQQSLEQIALPEPKGEKGSEDYAPGTQKKVSGEVIRWNKTTGPEKIDAVKYIELLEAEIDELSRQVARKSSQGSNELLEYLKTLEPQNLKELASSAGEDVVFAMNAFIKRLLAVSDPAQMKTAVSETSGAQLANLLFWLMIVGYSMRNIEVRFDMERVLGAAPKMGGELPPGPGDNTQTQL is encoded by the exons atgCCGCCGTCCCTCCTActccccgcctccgcctccgcctccgcctccgcctcctcctcctctggtatTAGTATGGGGAGGCTGTCACCTCGGCAGCCGCCCACGCCCCTGCTCGTCTGCTTCCCCGCGCGCCGCAGCCGCAACCGCCTCCATGCGGATGTGGggctccgcctcgccgccgccggacccaACGGCGTCAACGGTGCGGCCTCTCCCGGTCCAGGGGACGGCGGCGCCAACAACCTG CCCAAAAACCGGAGGGATATTCTCCTGGAATACGTAAAAGGCGTCCAGCCAGAGTTTATGGAGCTTTTCGTGAAAAGAGCCCCAACACAG GTTGTCGATGCCATGCGCCATACAGTCACAAATATGATTGGGACTCTGCCACCTCAATTTTTTGCTGTAACCGTCACAACG GTTGCTGAAAATCTGGCACAGCTTATGTACAGCGTTTTGATGACTGGATACATGTTCAGGAATGCACAGTATCGTCTGGAACTGCAACAGAGCCTGGAGCAGATTGCTCTTCCTGAACCCAAAGGAGAAAAG GGCTCAGAAGATTATGCTCCTGGAACCCAGAAAAAGGTGAGTGGGGAAGTGATCCGATGGAACAAGACCACTGGACCAGAAAAGATTGACGCTGTGAAATATATAGAATTGCTTGAAGCAGAAATCGATGAGCTGAGCCGTCAAGTTGCTAGGAAATCATCTCAAGGAAGCAATGAGCTCCTGGAATACCTAAAAACCCTAGAACCTCAAAATCTAAAG GAACTGGCGAGTAGTGCGGGTGAGGACGTTGTATTTGCAATGAACGCATTCATAAAGCGTCTCTTGGCTGTCTCGGACCCTGCGCAGATGAAG ACGGCGGTTTCGGAGACGAGCGGTGCCCAGCTGGCGAACCTGCTGTTCTGGCTGATGATCGTCGGGTACAGCATGCGCAACATTGAGGTGCGTTTCGACATGGAGAGAGTGCTGGGCGCCGCCCCCAAGATGGGCGGAGAGCTGCCGCCTGGTCCTGGAGACAACACACAGACACAACTATAG